A part of Cryptococcus neoformans var. grubii H99 chromosome 6, complete sequence genomic DNA contains:
- a CDS encoding mitochondrial protein: MPTRSIHLHSITRLATHLHLYPSYRSLPRATPITLLPPRFISRPISIQAPGPISDPDRRDTQNEPPIITQPPLASGSGIHNDPTSSNITTATSLPAPPESLNFTPRYLQHPFDTHAFVSYLEKNGLDRETSRALMESVKDMIVKRGKRTRDTMVGKEEAENAAYLFNAALSELRTELSVQTRNDGLALKAMAVAIRREVEQLEQKMKEDIQTLKHDIEMDMNNRKAETRTEIKGFDINIEEINNKFTISLGDLRTEIESVKWDATRRAISVIILIVVVTIGSVTFFTADPALNAKVQPEVKPPTSTMKDMSVGTEDDFIEDVGTYTEQRLEKLLQEQGMDIEKIKKRKEGKKGKEDVFIDRI, encoded by the exons ATGCCCACCAGAAGCATACACCTACACTCCATAACGCGCCTCGCCacccatctccacctctaTCCTTCCTACCGCTCTCTTCCAAGAGCCACGCCCATAACGCTCCTTCCGCCGCGTTTCATATCACGGCCGATCAGTATACAAGCACCAGGCCCAATATCCGATCCAGACAGACGCGATACCCAAAACGAGCCTCCCATAATAACTCAGCCACCCTTAGCTTCGGGTTCTGGCATCCATAATGATCCCACCTCTTCAAATATAACTACCGCCACTTCCCTGCCCGCCCCACCGGAAAGCCTCAACTTTACACCTCGCTATTTGCAGCATCCTTTTGACACTCATGCCTTTGTGAGCTATCTAGAAAAAAATGGGTTGGACAGAGAAACTTCGAGAGCATTGATGGAGAGCGTCAAGGATATGATTGtaaagagggggaagagaacaaGAGATACCATGGTAGGCAAAGAGGAGGCAGAGAAT GCCGCATATTTGTTCAACGCAGCTTTATCTGAGCTCCGGACTGAACTCAGCGTTCAAACACGGAACGACGGTCTGGCCCTGAAGGCCATGGCCGTGGCTATCAGAAGGGAAGTAGAGCAATTGGAgcaaaagatgaaggaggacaTACAGACCCTCAAGCACGA TATCGAAATGGACATGAATAATCGTAAAGCTGAGACGAGGACAGAAATCAAAGGCTTTGATATCAATATCGAG GAAATCAATAATAAATTCACCATTTCATTAGGTGATTTACGAACGGAAATTGAGAGTGTAAAATGGGACGCCACTCGTAGAGCTATCT CTGTAATCATCCTTATCGTCGTTGTCACCATTGGCTCTGTTACATTCTTCACCGCTGACCCGGCGCTCAACGCCAAAGTCCAACCAGAGGTCAAACCACCTACTTCAACCATGAAAGATATGAGCGTCGGTACCGAAGATGATTTTATAGAAGACGTGGGGACATATACCGAACAGCGGCTGGAGAAATTATTGCAAGAGCAAGGGATGGACATTGAAAAGAtcaaaaagagaaaagagggcaaaaagggaaaagaagacgtGTTTATTGATAGAATATAG
- a CDS encoding protein arginine N-methyltransferase 3: protein MSYKLTSVAPLSISSSSSVSSNDSDDRCSDWASSFGDARQTKSLFDDTILPTQELALQYDQDNWDFDLKEVCEKLGLDMFGRIRLINLIRNAGLDKDQISALHADDPLLKDDNLLIPVIPDDPLLQYDFDDFWSDDDEPPQASSAGPSKDVQSPESQKVTLLEAELEKARKDLAAMQLLVTKTIGSEDDESEERQVKVDGKGKGKAVERDDDTHYFHSYEENDIHEIMLKDTVRTVSYARFLLSNPQVFRGAVVMDVGCGTGILSMLAAKAGAKHVYAIEASGLAVKARENIQKNGFTDVITVIQGKVEDIQLPVTEVDVIVSEWMGYMLLYESMLDSVLVARDRFLAPNGLMAPSQTRLVLSAITGDRVYRERVKFWNSVYGFDLSTMNAVGFDEGLTEVVDEEEVVTTESIVRDINSHNATVKSLDFHSPFILSSTSETPTTVRAFLTHFDTFFSPLSGDASHFPASYPVDIRQFGDDEYTCPVEPLTPSSGKTGVEVSFTTGPRGKYTHWKQVVFLLRDPIELAPGEEIVGQFRCKKSDTNSRELDVEIHWAKGKKGEQGERTYTVQAYKVR from the exons ATGTCCTACAAGCTCACTTCGGTTGCCCCTTtgtccatctcttcctcttcctctgtctcATCGAATGACAGCGACGACAGATGCTCAGACTGGGCCTCATCTTTCGGCGACGCTCGTCAGACAAAGTCCCTCTTTGACGACACTATCCTCCCCACCCAAGAGCTTGCTTTGCAGTATGATCAAGATAATTGGGATTTTGATTTGAAGGAGGTCTGTGAGAAGCTTGGACTGGACATGTTTGGCAGAATCAGGTTGATCAACTTGATCAGAAATGCT GGCTTGGACAAGGATCAGATCTCGGCGCTCCATGCCGATGATCCTCTCTTGAAAGATGACAATCTGCTTATCCCTGTGATCCCCGATGACCCGCTTTTGC AATATGACTTTGACGACTTTTGGTCCGACGATGACGAGCCGCCTCAAGCTTCCTCTGCTGGCCCTTCAAAGGACGTTCAATCTCCCGAATCTCAAAAAGTAACACTTCTCGAAGCCGAGTTGGAAAAGGCGAGGAAAGACCTTGCGGCAATGCAGTTGTTGGTTACCAAGACTATTGGATCGGAGGACGACGAGTCCGAGGAGAGACAAGTCAAGGTggatgggaaaggaaagggcaaggcgGTTGAAAGGGATGATGACACGCATTATTTTCATTCTTACGAGGAGAATG ACATTCACGAGATCATGCTCAAGGATACCGTCCGAACGGTTTCTTATGCCCGTTTCCTTTTGTCGAACCCTCAAGTTTTTAGGGGTGCTGTTGTGATGGATGTTGGATGTGGTACCGGTATCTTGTCCA TGCTCGCTGCCAAAGCGGGGGCCAAGCATGTGTATGCGATCGAAGCCTCCGGATTGGCCGTCAAGGCTCGGGAAAACATTCAAAAGAATGGATTTACCGATGTGATCACCGTCATCCAAGgcaaggtggaggatatccAGCTTCCTGTCACGGAAGTGGATGTTATCGTTAGCGAGTGGATGGGTTACATGTTGCTTTACGAATCTATGCTTGACTCCGTCTTGGT CGCTCGCGACCGATTCCTTGCGCCGAACGGTCTCATGGCTCCATCTCAAACGCGCCTTGTTCTCAGTGCTATCACCGGAGACCGCGTTTATCGTGAAAGAGTCAAATTTTGGAACTCTGTGTACGGCTTTGACCTTTCCACGATGAACGCGGTCGGTTTCGACGAGGGTCTCACTGAAGTTGtcgatgaggaggaggtggtgaCTACCGAGTCGATCGTCCGCGACATCAACTCTCACAATGCTACCGTCAAGTCGCTCGATTTCCACTCACccttcattctctcctCGACATCAGAGACGCCGACCACCGTCCGCGCTTTCCTCACCCACTTTGACACATTCTTCTCCCCGCTCAGTGGCGATGCTTCTCACTTTCCCGCTAGCTATCCTGTCGACATTCGACAGTTTGGTGATGACGAGTACACATGTCCTGTAGAGCCCCTcaccccttcttctggaAAGACGGGAGTCGAAGTGAGTTTTACCACCGGCCCTAGAGGCAAATACACCCACTGGAAACAGgtcgtcttccttcttcgcgACCCTATCGAGCTTGCCCCTGGAGAGGAGATTGTGGGCCAGTTCAGGTGTAAAAAGTCAGACACCAATTCACGAGAACTGGATGTGGAGATTCATTGGGccaaggggaagaagggggagcAGGGGGAGAGGACATATACTGTGCAAGCTTACAAGGTCCGTTAG